Proteins found in one Arachis stenosperma cultivar V10309 chromosome 8, arast.V10309.gnm1.PFL2, whole genome shotgun sequence genomic segment:
- the LOC130944883 gene encoding uncharacterized protein LOC130944883: MSTLEPQLLHFRAYELRLIRCTLTPPPPSNSPIQSPPSDHHLHTLINHLLSSIESGSYHQALTSDASRLVFGLANDSPLPDPVNTVDSAERFYSELLHRAEFFLADDSVGDSDKAYMAILVLCIAVAAFLGFTQCNFTGPMKGLPRCPLPMEGGGNGEFAEWDNWARNQVMAAGSDLLGKFSNLQYIVFSKMLLMRMKDLSFQGAISSACEIRSLSWWLARVLLLQQRILNERSSSLFDLLHVYLGEALQQFGTSEGVRSYWDANLRDRECLDIVSMFHLEAGIMEYAYGRVDPCRTHFESAEMAAGLQLSVTGVLGFRTVHQVEPKAQMVLVTNTCSSNNADNHSLMGNGTQRRDSSSGDASDILMTPKLIGNYDDTKTGSQGIENGAQTTPSLTATQQAVILAYCLLIEKSSRHDELQRWDMAPYIEAIDSQHLFYFIIRCFCDILRIRWESSRSRTKERALLMMENLVQRIYECSPVVAERIPLSYDVYMPSISALRKEYGELLVRCGLIGEAVKVFEDLELWDNLIYCYSLLEKKATAVELIKKRLSERPSDPRLWCSLGDITNNDTCYEKALEVSNSRSARAKRSLARSAYNRGDYETSKILWESAMSMNSMFPDGWFAFGAAALKARDIEKALDAFTRAVQLDPENGEAWNNIACLHMIKKKNKEAFIAFKEALKFKRNSWQLWENYSHVAIDVGNISQALEGVQMVLEMSNNKRVDTELLERIRTEVEKRRSISNSVPSVATDITHSTDKLQLDDSQLELQEQSQASDDGRSRETEQLMLLLGRVLQQIVKSGSGYGPDIWGLYAKWHRMNGDLIMCSEALLKQVRSLQGSDTWKDRDRFKKFAIASLELCKVYMEISSSAGRTKELYTADMHLKNIIKQAQSFSDTEEFRDLQAFHEEVKIKLQSNSTPT, translated from the exons ATGTCCACTCTTGAACCTCAGCTTCTGCACTTTCGCGCCTACGAACTCCGCCTCATCCGCTGCACCCTCACTCCTCCTCCGCCCTCCAATTCCCCCATTCAATCCCCGCCGTCCGATCACCATCTCCACACTCTCATCAACCACCTCCTTTCTTCCATCGAGTCCGGTTCCTATCACCAAGCTCTCACCTCCGACGCTTCCAGACTCGTCTTCGGACTCGCCAATGACTCGCCCCTTCCGGACCCTGTCAACACAGTTGACTCGGCAGAACGATTCTACTCCGAGTTGCTCCACCGCGCCGAGTTCTTCCTCGCGGACGACTCGGTCGGCGACTCCGACAAGGCTTACATGGCGATTCTCGTGCTGTGCATCGCTGTCGCGGCATTTCTAGGGTTCACTCAATGCAACTTCACCGG GCCTATGAAAGGTTTACCGCGATGCCCGTTGCCTATGGAAGGTGGCGGCAATGGTGAATTCGCAGAGTGGGACAATTGGGCTCGCAATCAGGTTATGGCTGCTGGTTCTGACTTGCTTGGAAAGTTCTCCAATCTTCAG TACATAGTTTTTTCTAAGATGTTGCTTATGCGGATGAAAGATTTGTCATTTCAAGGAGCCATATCTTCTGCATGTGAGATTAGAAGCCTTTCATGGTGGCTTGCAAGGGTTTTGCTTCTTCAGCAGAGAATTTTGAATGAGCgatcttcttctttgtttgatctttTGCATGTATACTTGGGTGAGGCTTTGCAACAATTTGGCACTTCAGAAGGTGTTAGAAGTTATTGGGATGCTAATTTACGTGATAGAGAATGCTTAGATATTGTCTCCATGTTTCATTTAGAGGCTGGAATCATGGAATATGCCTATGGACGAGTAGATCCTTGCAG GACACATTTTGAGTCAGCTGAGATGGCAGCTGGGCTTCAGCTTTCAGTTACTGGGGTGCTGGGTTTCCGTACTGTACATCAG GTAGAACCAAAGGCACAAATGGTACTCGTCACAAACACATGCTCATCAAACAATGCGGATAACCACTCTTTGATGGGTAATGGCACACAAAGAAGAGATTCCAGCTCTGGTGATGCATCTGACATACTTATGACACCAAAATTGATAGGAAATTACGATGACACTAAAACTGGGTCACAAGGAATAGAAAATGGTGCTCAGACTACTCCCAGTTTGACAGCAACACAACAGGCTGTAATTCTGGCATATTGCCTTCTAATTGAGAAGAGCTCCAGACATGATGAATTGCAGC GATGGGATATGGCTCCTTACATTGAGGCGATTGATTCCCAGCATTTGTTTTATTTCATT ATACGATGTTTCTGCGATATCTTGCGTATACGATGGGAATCATCTCGAAGTCGAACAAAGGAGCGTGCTTTACTGATGATGGAGAATTTG GTGCAACGTATTTATGAATGTTCTCCAGTTGTAGCAGAAAGAATTCCTCTTAGTTACGATGTTTATATGCCCAGTATTTCTGCATTAAGGAA GGAATATGGTGAGCTTTTGGTTCGCTGTGGTTTAATAGGGGAGGCAGTGAAGGTATTTGAAGATTTAGAATTATGGGATAATCTTATATACTGCTACAG CTTATTGGAGAAGAAAGCCACAGCTGTTGAACTCATCAAGAAACGTCTTTCAGAACGACCCAGTGACCCCAGATTATG GTGTTCATTGGGTGACATTACGAATAATGACACCTGTTACGAAAAGGCTCTGGAAGTTTCAAATAGTAGGTCTGCTAGAGCTAAG CGTTCTCTGGCTCGCAGCGCATACAATAGAGGAGACTACGAGACATCTAAAATTTTGTG GGAGTCTGCAATGTCAATGAACTCTATGTTTCCAGATGGTTGGTTCGCATTTGGGGCTGCTGCATTGAAG GCACGGGATATTGAAAAAGCTCTGGATGCATTTACCCGTGCGGTTCAACTTGATCCTGAAAATGGGGAAGCTTGGAATAACATTGCTTGCTT GCATATGATCAAGAAAAAGAACAAGGAGGCCTTCATTGCATTTAAAGAAGCCTTGAAATTCAA ACGGAACAGCTGGCAACTCTGGGAGAACTATAGTCATGTTGCTATTGATGTTGGCAATATCAGTCAG GCTCTGGAAGGTGTGCAGATGGTTTTGGAAATGTCCAACAATAAAAGAGTAGATACAGAACTACTAGAAAGGATCAGAACGGAGGTTGAAAAGAGGCGCTCAATAAGTAATTCGGTGCCTTCTGTTGCAACTGATATTACACATAGTACAGATAAACTTCAGTTAGATGATTCTCAATTagaacttcaagagcaatcacaAGCTTCTGATGATGGAAGATCACGTGAAACTGAGCAATTGATGTTGTTACTTGGAAGAGTTCTACAGCAG ATAGTTAAAAGTGGGAGTGGATATGGACCTGATATCTGGGGCTTATATGCAAAATGGCATAGAATGAATGGAGATCTCATTATGTGTTCTGAAGCCCTTTTAAAGCAAGTTAGATCACTCCAG GGATCTGATACTTGGAAAGACAGAGATCGCTTCAAGAAGTTTGCAATAGCATCCTTGGAACTTTGCAAGGTGTACATGGAAATTTCCTCATCTGCCGGCAGAACTAAAGAGTTATATACAGCTGACATGCATCTGAAGAACATCATCAAACAG GCTCAGAGCTTCTCTGATACAGAAGAGTTTAGGGATCTTCAGGCTTTCCATGAAGAAGTGAAGATCAAACTCCAATCGAATTCAACGCCTACCTAA